A stretch of the Vibrio gazogenes genome encodes the following:
- a CDS encoding type I polyketide synthase yields MKELTPEELQSIAVIGIGCRFPGADSPQQFWDNMAAGLSGMGELSEDYLQNKGVTKAKRSDKNYVRKSGILNGVEFFDAQFFKMPPSDVRVTDPQQRLLLECAHEAMEDAGYASEPEGCPVAVYASVGLNTYFINNLHSDFVRSDSIEYLKLLVGNDKDYAATMISHQLNLTGPSVSVNTACSSSLVAIHMACRALLSYECDMALAGGAKVIVPHGVGYQYVEGGIFSPDGQIRAFDADAQGPAPGNGVGIVLLKRLEDALTDQDPIYAVIRGSAVNNDGGDKMSFTAPSQAGQSSVIAEALAIADVSAETIGYVEAHGTGTALGDPIEISALSDVYNQDTTKKNYCAISSVKTNLGHLDVAAGVAGFIKAVGSLYRQQLFPSLNFERPNPQIDFDNSPFYVNTQCRPWINNDVRRAAVSAFGFGGTNAHLILEQANLPLRNEMHVGAKEDIYPLCLSAKTPDALRDLVQSYHNFLQNSPEVCLAGLCYTASVGRNHYQYRAGFTGRNHHELETGLCDFLREKDQPVWASSGAMGWSFTGQGAQYSGMGKQLYRQYPVFRKALDQCASLLEAYWSVPLTSVLWGEQSSLLSQTQYTQPAIFAFEYALAQLWRTWIGLPTCVLGHSIGEYAAACIAGIFSLDDAIKMLVARGRLMEELTLPGKMLAVFASEVSVQELLTQFEQTLSIAAINGPEHVTISGAAECIDDFINLLHEHAVDYRPLDVSRAFHSTLMKPMLSEFERVISTVTFHFPQLKMISTVTGQSERGLFCDKQYWVSQVEQCVQFEMAVHTLHREGTYLCLEIGPVDILNKLAQRCVPDGVQWLTSIAFRHQEYYLLETLTRLYTLGVNIHWHSVYAENQPQRVHLPTYPFQRQRYWVEADIRAKSILPESVDLSSHSLLLHPLLGRPFSSPLLEKDTFLFESQVSADMPDFLSDHVLHGQVFMPASAMIEMILEASVQVTGSTFLSLLQLSIYQPLQLPVDGAVTLQVSLVKTSEGYTAKVFSFEQGSRRIGASALLHAECQIIANENNHITDSGFAGLSQRCTKEVSVSELYDILKQQGIEFGHSFRLLQTVRRSADEAFATVVLPEHMQSQIDQYSLHPALIDACFQTLSALDLGGNTDETFLFQGFESMHYHSGKVSELNCAVRIRTGVNTSPGLRMADILITDSEQQAVASVLGVKIRIVPKTLLQNNIVIEDQLSLYDVQWQYKLRSSVRARLENLPSIEELMAEVIHQDKSQNKISIKSYFEELKSVESMSIVYVLKALRKLGWVWQEGESFTTEQCVQTLGVIPKYQRLMARILAMLTEVGFLVQSEPHLWNVVSLPEGDEEVITNLVLDSVTAELNILNRCGPVLDQVLIGVADPLDVLFPDGDVTDVNQVYEHTPLAQRMNQLVTQTVIHVLDTFPLDQEASILEIGAGTGGTTAALLPSLREHSVHYDFTDISPLFVENAKERFCAYDFVSYQTLNIESDLEEQGFSEHQYDMIIASNVLHATREMHQTMAQVHRLLKPGGILVMREVVKPQRWGDLSFGLTDGWWHFTDIGLRPDYPLLSGKQWQCLLQDNHLTNTHVYQLDEASAEALIVTSRELDIEVVPSAHWLIFADHQGVGESMMRLLTARGDQVTCVTQGNDFVKTGESHFILNPSVAQHYDMLSQHVPVSRLTYVVHLWNLDLLTNHDSPRGFTKQVSTTCASVHALETLLSTMAESASSGRVWVVTRGAQQVSHEGADGFAQSLAWGIGKTLSVEYPDYWGGLIDLDSHREEDINNDIEASCLWREITANDGEEQLAFRGSSRMVARLTPLTPDTGRQEQEFSFDSEASYLITGGLGKLGLRAATWMIEQGAKHLILIGRNSPSQQVESTLEELRVKGDKIYLCQADVTDRESMTRLFTSLKQTMPEIKGVIHAAGISGGVTQRFDIDCLDNVLQPKVAGAWNLHELTKEMPLDFFILYSSMVSVWGASGQAHYSAANAFLGALGAFRRQQNLPALTVYWGPWKDTLGHHEQKMAEKSGARLLRPDASLNKMFSLIEQDISQGIIVDIDWEKFKAVYQSRKNRPLFTNIVTDTSVVSQSNASVPDDDLQQRLTELPPQERLPRLTASICKEILDVLGLPPEEIVNPEQGFFDMGMDSLLIIDLRKRLSLQLGGSIAAQVMFDYPSVSRLAEFILSSLLQLESPAPTVSGQQSIDVVQNESDNYEDLSSDELMALLEDSLID; encoded by the coding sequence TTATGCCTCTGAGCCGGAGGGTTGCCCAGTAGCTGTTTATGCCAGTGTCGGCCTGAATACGTATTTCATCAATAATCTACATAGTGATTTTGTCCGGTCGGATTCGATAGAATATTTAAAATTACTGGTCGGGAATGATAAAGATTATGCAGCAACGATGATTTCTCATCAACTTAATCTGACGGGGCCAAGTGTTAGTGTCAATACGGCTTGTTCTAGTTCTCTTGTTGCGATACATATGGCATGTCGGGCGCTGTTATCCTATGAGTGTGATATGGCTTTGGCTGGTGGGGCGAAGGTTATTGTTCCACATGGTGTTGGTTATCAATATGTAGAAGGTGGCATATTTTCTCCTGATGGACAAATTCGGGCATTTGATGCTGACGCTCAGGGGCCAGCTCCTGGAAATGGGGTTGGGATCGTTTTGCTGAAACGACTGGAAGATGCACTTACTGATCAAGATCCTATCTATGCAGTTATTCGTGGTTCAGCCGTCAATAATGATGGTGGAGACAAAATGTCTTTCACTGCACCGAGTCAGGCAGGGCAATCATCAGTAATTGCTGAAGCATTAGCTATTGCTGATGTGTCAGCAGAGACAATAGGTTATGTCGAGGCGCATGGCACTGGTACTGCTTTGGGGGATCCTATTGAGATCTCAGCATTAAGTGATGTTTATAATCAGGATACTACAAAAAAAAATTATTGTGCTATTAGTTCGGTGAAGACTAATCTGGGACATTTAGATGTTGCTGCTGGTGTGGCAGGTTTCATTAAAGCTGTGGGCTCACTTTACCGTCAGCAATTATTTCCTAGCTTGAATTTTGAACGGCCAAATCCTCAAATTGACTTTGATAATTCTCCTTTTTATGTCAACACCCAGTGTCGGCCGTGGATTAACAATGATGTCAGACGTGCAGCTGTGAGTGCATTTGGCTTCGGTGGAACGAATGCTCATTTAATTTTGGAGCAGGCTAATCTTCCCCTGAGAAATGAAATGCATGTAGGGGCTAAAGAGGACATCTATCCTCTGTGTTTGTCTGCAAAAACCCCTGATGCATTGCGTGATCTTGTTCAGTCTTATCACAATTTTTTGCAGAATTCTCCGGAAGTTTGTCTGGCTGGTCTTTGTTATACGGCTTCTGTAGGCAGAAATCACTATCAATATCGGGCTGGTTTTACTGGCAGAAATCATCATGAACTGGAAACTGGATTGTGTGACTTTCTGAGGGAGAAAGATCAGCCGGTATGGGCATCGTCTGGAGCGATGGGCTGGTCTTTTACCGGTCAGGGGGCACAGTACTCAGGGATGGGCAAGCAACTTTATCGGCAATATCCTGTTTTCAGAAAAGCCCTTGACCAATGTGCTTCTCTACTGGAAGCATACTGGAGTGTTCCACTTACATCTGTTTTGTGGGGAGAACAGAGTTCTCTCCTTTCCCAGACTCAGTATACTCAGCCTGCTATATTTGCTTTTGAATATGCGTTGGCACAACTTTGGCGAACGTGGATCGGTTTGCCAACCTGTGTGCTTGGGCACAGCATCGGAGAATATGCCGCGGCCTGTATTGCCGGCATTTTCTCGCTTGATGATGCGATTAAGATGCTTGTTGCCCGGGGACGGCTGATGGAAGAGCTGACTTTACCTGGCAAAATGCTGGCGGTTTTTGCTTCAGAGGTATCCGTGCAGGAACTATTGACTCAGTTTGAGCAAACATTGTCCATTGCCGCAATCAATGGTCCGGAACATGTCACGATTTCAGGTGCGGCTGAGTGTATTGATGATTTTATAAATCTTTTGCACGAACATGCCGTTGACTACCGTCCTTTAGATGTTTCCAGAGCTTTCCATTCCACGCTGATGAAGCCGATGTTGAGCGAATTTGAGCGAGTTATTAGTACGGTGACATTTCACTTTCCCCAATTAAAGATGATATCTACAGTTACCGGGCAAAGTGAAAGAGGGCTCTTTTGCGATAAACAGTATTGGGTTAGTCAGGTTGAGCAATGTGTACAGTTTGAAATGGCTGTACATACGCTTCATCGGGAAGGAACCTATCTTTGTCTTGAAATCGGGCCTGTGGATATTTTAAATAAACTGGCACAACGATGTGTTCCTGACGGGGTTCAGTGGCTGACCTCGATTGCATTTCGACATCAAGAATATTATCTGCTTGAAACTCTGACTCGTCTGTATACATTGGGAGTAAACATCCACTGGCATTCTGTATATGCTGAAAACCAACCGCAACGTGTCCATCTGCCGACTTATCCTTTCCAGAGACAAAGGTATTGGGTTGAAGCAGATATAAGAGCGAAATCCATTCTTCCGGAGTCGGTAGATCTATCTTCTCATTCTTTACTTTTACATCCACTGTTGGGACGGCCATTTTCTTCTCCATTGCTTGAGAAAGATACTTTCTTGTTTGAATCTCAGGTTTCAGCGGATATGCCGGATTTTCTATCCGATCATGTCCTTCATGGTCAGGTCTTTATGCCTGCCAGTGCAATGATAGAGATGATCTTAGAGGCATCTGTTCAGGTGACTGGCAGCACATTCTTGAGTCTTCTTCAGCTAAGTATTTATCAACCACTTCAATTACCAGTAGACGGAGCTGTAACCCTGCAGGTTTCCTTGGTTAAAACAAGTGAAGGATATACGGCAAAAGTATTTTCTTTCGAACAGGGAAGCCGTCGTATCGGAGCTAGTGCTTTGCTACATGCAGAATGCCAGATTATTGCTAATGAAAACAATCACATAACTGATTCCGGATTTGCCGGATTATCTCAACGATGTACGAAAGAGGTTAGTGTTAGTGAGCTGTATGATATTTTAAAACAGCAAGGTATTGAATTTGGCCACTCCTTCCGGTTATTACAAACAGTCCGACGGTCTGCAGATGAAGCATTCGCGACAGTTGTGTTACCTGAACATATGCAATCACAAATAGATCAGTATTCTCTCCATCCCGCACTCATTGATGCTTGCTTTCAGACACTGAGTGCATTGGATTTGGGGGGTAATACTGATGAAACTTTCCTTTTTCAGGGGTTTGAATCGATGCATTATCATTCGGGGAAAGTGAGTGAATTAAATTGTGCAGTCCGTATAAGAACTGGTGTAAACACTTCTCCGGGTTTACGTATGGCCGATATTCTGATCACGGATTCGGAGCAACAGGCTGTTGCTTCTGTTCTGGGGGTTAAGATCCGGATTGTTCCGAAAACTTTGCTGCAAAACAATATCGTTATAGAGGATCAATTGTCTCTTTATGATGTCCAGTGGCAATACAAGCTCCGCAGTTCTGTTCGGGCCCGGTTGGAAAATTTACCCAGCATTGAAGAACTGATGGCGGAGGTTATACATCAGGATAAGTCTCAGAATAAAATAAGTATCAAAAGTTATTTTGAGGAGCTTAAGTCTGTTGAATCTATGAGTATCGTATATGTTCTGAAAGCACTGCGGAAACTGGGATGGGTGTGGCAGGAAGGAGAATCGTTTACCACAGAGCAATGTGTCCAAACATTGGGTGTTATTCCTAAGTATCAACGGCTTATGGCCCGTATTCTTGCAATGTTAACTGAAGTGGGTTTTCTGGTTCAGAGTGAGCCGCATCTTTGGAATGTGGTGTCTTTGCCAGAAGGCGATGAAGAAGTGATTACGAATCTGGTATTGGATTCGGTGACTGCTGAGCTGAACATACTGAACCGTTGTGGTCCAGTATTGGATCAAGTGCTGATAGGTGTTGCTGATCCTTTGGATGTGTTATTTCCCGATGGTGATGTTACCGATGTCAACCAAGTTTATGAGCATACACCGTTAGCTCAGAGAATGAACCAATTGGTGACTCAAACAGTCATTCATGTTTTAGACACATTTCCTCTTGATCAGGAAGCCAGTATTTTGGAAATTGGCGCGGGTACCGGTGGTACAACGGCAGCTCTTCTGCCTTCTTTACGGGAACATTCGGTACATTATGATTTTACTGACATATCGCCGTTGTTTGTCGAAAATGCTAAAGAGCGTTTCTGTGCCTATGATTTTGTCAGTTATCAGACACTGAATATTGAAAGTGATCTGGAAGAGCAGGGGTTCTCCGAACACCAGTATGACATGATCATTGCTTCTAACGTGTTACATGCGACGAGGGAGATGCACCAGACAATGGCTCAGGTCCACCGGCTTTTGAAGCCGGGGGGAATTCTCGTAATGCGTGAGGTGGTTAAGCCTCAGCGCTGGGGCGATCTTAGTTTTGGCCTGACCGATGGGTGGTGGCATTTCACTGACATAGGCTTACGTCCGGATTATCCTCTTTTATCGGGTAAACAATGGCAATGTCTGTTGCAAGACAATCACCTGACGAATACACACGTTTATCAGCTTGATGAAGCCAGTGCCGAAGCTCTGATTGTTACCTCCCGAGAGTTGGATATTGAGGTGGTTCCGTCGGCTCACTGGCTGATTTTTGCAGATCACCAGGGTGTTGGTGAGTCTATGATGAGATTGTTGACAGCTCGTGGTGACCAGGTGACCTGCGTCACCCAAGGGAATGACTTTGTGAAGACCGGTGAAAGTCACTTCATACTCAATCCATCGGTAGCGCAGCATTATGACATGTTGAGCCAGCATGTTCCTGTTTCCCGGCTTACTTATGTAGTCCACCTGTGGAATCTGGATTTATTGACAAATCATGATTCGCCGAGAGGTTTTACGAAGCAAGTCTCCACAACTTGTGCGAGTGTTCATGCTCTTGAAACATTACTTTCCACAATGGCAGAAAGCGCCTCCTCCGGTAGAGTTTGGGTGGTTACCCGAGGTGCTCAGCAAGTTAGTCATGAGGGTGCAGATGGTTTTGCTCAATCACTTGCCTGGGGTATAGGAAAAACGCTTTCAGTTGAGTACCCGGATTATTGGGGGGGATTAATTGATTTAGACTCTCACCGTGAAGAAGATATTAATAATGATATTGAAGCATCATGTTTATGGCGAGAGATCACGGCAAATGATGGCGAAGAACAACTGGCTTTTCGTGGCAGTTCACGCATGGTTGCCCGGCTCACCCCTTTAACCCCCGATACCGGAAGACAAGAACAGGAATTCTCTTTTGATTCAGAAGCTAGTTATCTGATAACCGGAGGTCTTGGTAAGCTCGGTTTGAGAGCAGCTACTTGGATGATAGAACAAGGTGCAAAACACCTGATTTTAATTGGCCGGAATTCTCCGTCACAGCAGGTAGAATCGACTCTGGAAGAGCTTCGGGTAAAAGGAGACAAAATATACCTTTGCCAGGCGGATGTTACAGACAGAGAATCGATGACGCGGTTATTTACATCTCTGAAACAGACAATGCCAGAAATTAAAGGGGTTATCCATGCTGCTGGAATTTCCGGAGGAGTAACACAACGGTTTGATATCGATTGTTTGGATAACGTCTTACAACCCAAAGTAGCTGGCGCCTGGAATCTTCATGAACTCACGAAAGAGATGCCTTTGGATTTCTTCATTTTGTATTCATCAATGGTCTCTGTATGGGGAGCATCCGGACAGGCTCATTATTCGGCTGCAAATGCTTTTCTGGGAGCTTTGGGGGCATTCCGCCGACAGCAGAATCTTCCGGCGTTAACAGTCTATTGGGGACCATGGAAAGATACGCTGGGCCATCATGAACAGAAAATGGCAGAGAAGTCCGGAGCACGTTTACTCCGCCCTGATGCGTCGTTAAATAAAATGTTTTCTCTGATCGAACAAGATATAAGCCAGGGAATCATTGTTGATATTGACTGGGAAAAATTCAAAGCTGTTTATCAGTCACGAAAAAACCGTCCACTTTTTACCAATATTGTCACTGATACATCGGTAGTTTCACAGTCGAATGCCTCAGTGCCTGATGATGATTTGCAACAGCGCCTTACTGAACTTCCTCCTCAGGAACGTTTACCCCGGCTGACAGCATCCATTTGCAAGGAAATATTGGATGTTCTCGGCTTGCCACCAGAAGAAATTGTAAACCCAGAGCAAGGGTTCTTTGATATGGGAATGGATTCCTTGCTGATTATCGATTTACGTAAGCGATTGTCTCTTCAATTGGGAGGCAGCATTGCCGCACAGGTGATGTTTGATTATCCATCTGTTTCCCGGCTGGCTGAGTTTATTTTGTCATCATTACTTCAACTGGAAAGTCCGGCACCGACAGTTTCAGGGCAACAATCTATCGATGTGGTACAGAATGAATCGGATAACTACGAAGATTTATCGTCAGATGAACTGATGGCTCTATTGGAAGACAGTCTGATTGACTGA